A genomic segment from Planctomycetaceae bacterium encodes:
- a CDS encoding thiamine phosphate synthase: protein MREIYRILDANFNRAREALRVAEDCGRFALNDVAITVMAKHMRSDLQGLLSDIPLMEMVASRDTPGDIGTDLTSPTELKRADMSDVAIAAMKRLGESLRSIEEYSKVVAPAKTLDVERMRYNAYTLEQRLLGRLFVRRFFADIHLYVLVDSSMCRGSVREIARAAIAGQTDVIQVREKNIPDAQFLALAAEMRDLTDETGKMLIINDRADIAAMVGADGLHVGQHDLPVAEARRLLRPGALVGKSTHTIEQARAAVTEGADYIAVGPIFATATKDAGPPVGVELLKQVLAEVQVPVVPVGGITAANVAQVRAAGATRAAVCSSVIKADNPRAAAQQIRDTLTQA from the coding sequence ATGCGTGAGATCTACCGAATCCTGGACGCCAATTTCAACCGGGCCCGCGAAGCCCTTCGCGTGGCCGAAGATTGCGGGCGATTCGCCCTCAACGACGTGGCGATCACCGTCATGGCCAAGCACATGCGCAGCGACCTGCAGGGGCTGCTGAGCGATATCCCGCTGATGGAGATGGTGGCAAGCCGCGACACCCCCGGCGACATCGGCACGGATCTTACCAGCCCGACCGAACTCAAGCGGGCCGACATGAGCGACGTGGCCATCGCCGCGATGAAGCGCCTGGGCGAATCGCTGCGGTCGATCGAGGAATACAGCAAGGTCGTCGCCCCGGCCAAGACGCTCGACGTCGAGCGCATGCGGTACAACGCCTACACGCTCGAGCAGCGCCTGTTGGGGCGGCTGTTCGTGCGGCGGTTCTTCGCCGACATTCACCTGTACGTGCTGGTCGACAGCTCGATGTGCCGCGGGTCGGTGCGCGAGATCGCCCGCGCCGCCATCGCCGGGCAGACCGACGTCATCCAGGTGCGCGAGAAAAACATCCCCGACGCGCAGTTCCTGGCCCTGGCGGCAGAGATGCGCGACCTGACCGACGAGACGGGCAAGATGCTTATCATCAACGACCGGGCGGACATCGCTGCCATGGTCGGCGCCGACGGCTTGCACGTCGGGCAGCACGACCTGCCTGTCGCCGAGGCCCGGCGCCTGCTGCGACCGGGCGCCCTGGTCGGCAAGAGCACGCACACCATCGAACAGGCCCGCGCCGCGGTGACCGAAGGCGCCGACTACATCGCCGTAGGCCCCATCTTCGCCACGGCGACCAAAGACGCCGGACCGCCGGTGGGCGTCGAGTTGCTCAAGCAGGTTCTGGCCGAAGTGCAGGTGCCGGTGGTGCCCGTCGGCGGAATCACGGCCGCCAACGTCGCGCAAGTCCGAGCCGCCGGCGCCACCCGGGCGGCCGTCTGCTCCAGCGTCATCAAGGCCGACAACCCCCGCGCCGCCGCCCAGCAGATCCGCGACACGCTGACGCAGGCGTAG
- the kbl gene encoding glycine C-acetyltransferase, giving the protein MFDSMKSHIAQVLQDIRSQGLYKDERVIVSPQGAVIAVAPDGRQVLNFCANNYLGLADDPRVIEAARRALEKWGYGLSSVRFICGTQELHKQLEAALSRFLGCEDTILYSSCFDANGGLFETLLGEEDAVISDQLNHASIIDGIRLCKAQRLRYAHCDMADLEARLREAAGARLRLIATDGVFSMDGTVAPLDEICDLADKYDAAVMVDDSHATGFFGPTGRGSIEYRGVIGRVDIVTSTLGKALGGASGGFTAARREIVELLRQRSRPYLFSNTLAPVIAATSLAVLEILSASTALRDTLAANTKHFRDGMAARGFNIAAGDHPIVPIMLGEAALATKMASLMLAEGIYVIGFSYPVVPQGQARIRVQISAAHTTEQLDACMDAFAKVRQACAK; this is encoded by the coding sequence GTGTTTGATTCCATGAAATCGCACATTGCGCAGGTGTTACAGGACATTCGCTCGCAGGGGCTGTACAAGGACGAGCGGGTGATCGTCTCGCCGCAGGGGGCGGTGATCGCCGTGGCGCCGGACGGGCGGCAGGTGCTCAATTTCTGCGCGAACAACTACCTGGGCCTGGCGGATGATCCGCGGGTGATCGAGGCCGCCCGGCGGGCCCTGGAGAAATGGGGCTACGGCCTGTCCAGCGTGCGGTTCATCTGCGGCACGCAGGAGTTGCACAAGCAGCTCGAGGCCGCCCTGTCGCGATTCCTCGGCTGCGAGGATACCATCCTCTATAGCTCCTGCTTCGACGCCAACGGCGGGCTCTTCGAGACGCTGCTGGGCGAAGAAGACGCCGTCATCAGCGACCAGCTCAACCACGCCAGCATCATCGACGGCATCCGCCTGTGCAAAGCCCAGCGCCTGCGATACGCCCACTGCGACATGGCCGACCTCGAGGCCCGCCTGCGCGAGGCCGCCGGCGCACGCCTGCGCCTGATCGCCACCGACGGCGTGTTCTCCATGGACGGAACCGTCGCGCCGCTGGATGAGATCTGCGACCTGGCGGACAAGTACGATGCGGCCGTCATGGTCGACGACTCGCACGCCACGGGCTTCTTCGGGCCGACGGGGCGCGGGTCCATCGAATATCGCGGCGTCATCGGGCGCGTCGACATCGTGACCAGCACGCTGGGCAAAGCCCTCGGCGGCGCCAGCGGCGGGTTCACGGCCGCCCGGCGCGAGATCGTCGAACTGCTTCGCCAGCGCAGCCGCCCGTACCTGTTCTCCAACACGCTGGCCCCGGTGATCGCCGCGACGAGCCTGGCGGTGCTGGAGATTCTCAGCGCCTCTACCGCCCTGCGCGACACGCTGGCCGCCAACACGAAACACTTCCGCGACGGCATGGCCGCACGCGGGTTCAACATCGCCGCCGGCGACCACCCCATCGTGCCCATCATGCTCGGCGAAGCCGCCCTGGCGACAAAGATGGCCTCGTTGATGCTCGCCGAAGGCATCTACGTGATCGGCTTCTCGTATCCGGTGGTGCCGCAAGGCCAGGCCCGCATCCGCGTGCAGATTTCAGCCGCCCACACCACCGAGCAACTCGACGCCTGCATGGACGCCTTCGCCAAAGTGCGCCAGGCCTGCGCGAAGTGA
- the tnpA gene encoding IS200/IS605 family transposase, with the protein MGQSLSKVLVHLIFSTKNRQALLADSVREELKAYLIGILRNLDSPSLQLEAVEDHVHILFLLSRKTSQSEIVEHLKTASSKWIKTKGRQYAGFHWQNGYGAFSVSESSIRQVRDYILNQPEHHEKISFQDEYRAFLKRHNIEYDERYVWD; encoded by the coding sequence ATGGGGCAATCACTCTCGAAGGTACTCGTTCACCTGATCTTCAGCACCAAAAACCGCCAGGCGCTCCTGGCTGATTCCGTTCGCGAGGAGCTGAAGGCGTACCTGATCGGCATCCTTCGAAATCTCGATTCGCCATCGCTCCAACTGGAGGCTGTCGAGGACCACGTCCACATCCTGTTCCTGTTGTCCCGCAAGACCAGCCAGAGCGAAATCGTGGAACATCTCAAGACGGCGTCATCTAAATGGATCAAGACCAAGGGCCGCCAGTACGCAGGGTTTCATTGGCAGAACGGATACGGGGCATTTTCCGTGAGCGAATCCTCAATTCGGCAGGTGAGAGACTACATCCTCAACCAGCCTGAACACCACGAGAAGATTTCCTTCCAAGACGAATACCGAGCGTTTCTCAAACGGCATAACATCGAATATGATGAGCGCTATGTCTGGGACTGA
- the tdh gene encoding L-threonine 3-dehydrogenase, which yields MSKMMKALVKAKPETGLWLQDVPVPSVGVNDVLIRILKTSICGTDVHIWNWDAWAQKTIPVPMTVGHEFVGRIESIGANVKDYHKGDLVSGEGHVVCGRCRNCLAGRRHLCPNTSGVGVNRDGAFAEYLSLPVTNVWPAEASIPLEVTSCFDPLGNATHTALSFDLLGEDVLITGAGPIGIMAVAIARHCGARHVVITDVNEYRLDLAKRMGASVALNIREGKTLKQAQADLGMREGFDVGMEMSGNPNAFRDMLANMCHGGKIALLGILPTTEIDWDLIVFNSLTIKGIYGREMYETWYKMTSMIQTGLDITPVITHRCAYTDFEEGFTVMRSGKSGKVVLTWSE from the coding sequence ATGAGCAAGATGATGAAGGCATTAGTTAAGGCCAAACCGGAGACAGGCCTGTGGCTGCAGGACGTTCCGGTCCCCAGCGTCGGCGTCAACGACGTGCTGATCCGGATTCTCAAGACGAGCATCTGCGGCACCGACGTTCACATCTGGAACTGGGACGCCTGGGCGCAGAAGACCATCCCCGTCCCGATGACCGTCGGGCACGAGTTCGTCGGCAGGATCGAGTCGATCGGCGCCAACGTCAAGGACTACCACAAGGGCGATCTCGTCAGCGGCGAAGGGCACGTCGTCTGCGGGCGCTGCCGCAACTGCCTGGCCGGGCGGCGCCACCTCTGCCCCAACACCAGCGGCGTCGGCGTCAACCGCGACGGCGCCTTTGCCGAATATCTCTCCCTGCCGGTGACCAACGTCTGGCCGGCCGAGGCGTCCATCCCCCTCGAGGTCACCAGTTGCTTCGACCCGCTGGGCAATGCCACGCACACGGCGCTGTCCTTCGACCTGCTGGGCGAGGACGTGTTGATCACCGGCGCCGGTCCCATCGGGATCATGGCCGTGGCCATCGCCCGCCACTGCGGGGCGCGGCACGTGGTCATCACCGACGTCAACGAGTACCGCCTGGACCTGGCCAAGCGCATGGGCGCCAGCGTGGCACTGAACATCCGCGAGGGCAAGACGCTCAAGCAGGCCCAGGCCGACCTGGGCATGCGAGAGGGATTCGACGTCGGCATGGAGATGTCCGGAAACCCCAACGCCTTCCGCGACATGCTGGCCAACATGTGCCACGGCGGAAAGATCGCCCTGCTGGGCATCCTGCCCACCACCGAGATCGACTGGGACCTGATCGTCTTCAACAGCCTGACGATCAAGGGAATCTACGGCCGCGAGATGTACGAGACCTGGTACAAGATGACCTCGATGATCCAGACGGGCCTGGACATCACGCCGGTTATCACGCACCGCTGCGCGTACACGGACTTCGAAGAAGGCTTCACCGTCATGCGAAGCGGCAAGAGCGGCAAAGTCGTCCTGACCTGGTCGGAGTAA
- a CDS encoding formate--tetrahydrofolate ligase, with amino-acid sequence MAKVPSDIDISRAAKPMKITEVAKRAGIPAKYLEPYGDVKAKVKLEILEFLKRRKQGKYIDVTAITPTPLGEGKTTTSVGLTQALGVIGKDVFLCIRQPSMGPTFGIKGGAAGGGYSQVIPMEEFNLHLTGDIHAVSIANNLLAAAIDARLRHEAHTSDAELAKAGLKRLNIDAETITWRRVVDVNDAALRFIETGQSENWMDGPQRKTGFDISVASEIMAILALATDVKDMRARLGRIIVAMNKDGKPVTAEDLGVAGAMMVLMKDAIKPNLMQTLEGQPAFVHAGPFANIAQGNNSIIADRIALKLADYVVTESGFGADIGMEKFFDIKCRASGLVPNCVVLVATIRALKMHGGGPKVTPGKPLPEAYVTENLALLEKGTCNLARNIAIAKKFGVPVVVAINCFPADTKAEVEQARKAAIAAGAEDAVVAEHWAKGGKGAKKLAEAVVAACEKPSNFKLLYPDNISIKAKIETVVKEIYQGAGVTYSPKAEAQIASYERAGLSHLPMCMAKTHLSLSHDPTLKGVPTGFTVPVMEVRAAAGAGFLYPLLGTMRTMPGLPSRPAFMDVDLDDNGQVVGMF; translated from the coding sequence ATGGCGAAAGTTCCGTCCGACATTGATATTTCACGCGCTGCCAAACCGATGAAGATCACCGAGGTGGCCAAGCGGGCCGGCATCCCCGCCAAGTACCTCGAACCGTATGGCGACGTCAAAGCCAAGGTCAAGCTCGAGATCCTCGAGTTCCTCAAACGCCGCAAGCAGGGCAAGTACATCGACGTGACGGCCATCACGCCCACCCCGCTGGGCGAAGGCAAGACCACCACCTCGGTCGGTCTGACGCAGGCCCTGGGGGTCATCGGCAAGGATGTGTTCCTGTGCATCCGCCAGCCGTCGATGGGCCCGACGTTCGGGATCAAGGGCGGCGCCGCCGGCGGCGGATACAGCCAGGTCATCCCGATGGAAGAGTTCAACCTGCACCTCACCGGCGACATCCACGCCGTGTCCATCGCCAACAACCTGCTGGCCGCGGCGATCGACGCCCGCCTGCGCCACGAGGCCCACACCAGCGACGCCGAACTGGCTAAGGCTGGGCTCAAGCGCCTCAACATCGACGCCGAGACCATCACCTGGCGCCGCGTGGTCGACGTCAACGATGCGGCCCTGCGCTTCATCGAGACCGGACAGAGCGAGAATTGGATGGACGGCCCGCAGCGCAAGACCGGCTTTGACATCTCCGTGGCCAGCGAGATCATGGCGATCCTCGCCCTGGCGACGGATGTCAAAGACATGCGCGCCCGCCTCGGACGCATCATCGTCGCGATGAACAAGGACGGCAAGCCCGTCACGGCAGAGGACCTCGGCGTCGCCGGGGCGATGATGGTCCTGATGAAGGACGCCATCAAGCCCAACCTGATGCAGACGCTGGAAGGCCAGCCGGCATTCGTCCACGCCGGACCCTTCGCCAATATCGCCCAGGGCAACAACTCGATCATCGCCGACCGCATTGCGCTGAAGCTGGCGGACTACGTGGTGACCGAGAGCGGCTTCGGGGCCGACATCGGCATGGAGAAGTTCTTCGACATCAAGTGCCGCGCCTCGGGCCTGGTGCCCAATTGCGTGGTGCTGGTGGCCACCATCCGCGCCCTGAAGATGCACGGCGGCGGGCCCAAGGTGACCCCCGGCAAGCCCCTGCCCGAAGCGTACGTCACCGAGAACCTGGCCCTGCTGGAAAAGGGCACGTGCAACCTCGCCCGCAACATCGCCATCGCCAAGAAGTTCGGCGTGCCGGTCGTCGTGGCGATCAACTGCTTCCCCGCCGACACCAAGGCCGAGGTCGAGCAGGCGCGCAAGGCCGCCATCGCCGCCGGGGCCGAAGACGCCGTTGTGGCCGAGCACTGGGCCAAGGGCGGAAAGGGCGCCAAGAAACTCGCCGAAGCGGTTGTGGCCGCCTGCGAAAAGCCCTCCAACTTCAAGCTGCTCTACCCCGACAACATCTCGATCAAGGCCAAGATCGAGACCGTCGTCAAGGAAATCTATCAGGGCGCCGGCGTGACCTACTCGCCCAAGGCCGAGGCGCAGATCGCCTCCTACGAGCGGGCCGGACTGAGCCACCTGCCCATGTGCATGGCCAAGACGCACCTGTCGCTCTCGCACGACCCGACGCTCAAGGGCGTCCCGACCGGTTTCACCGTGCCGGTCATGGAAGTCCGGGCCGCCGCCGGCGCCGGGTTCCTCTACCCGCTGCTGGGCACGATGCGCACCATGCCCGGACTGCCCAGCCGCCCGGCGTTCATGGACGTCGACCTCGACGACAACGGCCAGGTCGTGGGGATGTTTTAA
- a CDS encoding GYF domain-containing protein encodes MSSKPHGLFDCRCTSCGTVFKTQRHMAGRKTACPSCQAVIVIPPMASEEELSGEQRKPFWHECAKCGSILQSLAEGGTVDKCPVCATPFRVPMTSEDIARRRAEQERLLQEQEAAELRRQQEEQAQRQAQEAQRQAQIAQQRLQRHREHLQMLRREAALDCGSLAVSEALHFEDIRMDKLCRQGCDLLGQIRRNHDELPHLQDLMGRIDPDLERGRLAQTRQRLRQLQDLIARDTQTLKDAQVALGEMILKTRIMPEKFGLFFQRLDSPQEETAEEAADEVLPIADDAQASQPAGPLWYCQCRGQQFGPVGEDQIFQWIAEKRLAPTDLVWTDGMADWAPILNTPPFGG; translated from the coding sequence ATGAGCAGCAAGCCTCACGGACTTTTTGACTGCCGATGCACCAGTTGTGGGACCGTCTTCAAGACGCAACGCCACATGGCCGGGCGCAAGACCGCCTGCCCGAGCTGCCAGGCGGTCATCGTCATCCCCCCGATGGCCTCGGAAGAAGAACTCTCCGGCGAGCAGCGCAAGCCCTTCTGGCACGAGTGCGCCAAGTGCGGCTCCATCCTTCAGTCGCTGGCCGAGGGCGGCACGGTCGATAAATGCCCCGTCTGCGCCACGCCCTTCCGCGTGCCCATGACCAGCGAAGACATCGCCCGCCGCCGCGCCGAACAGGAACGCCTGCTGCAGGAGCAGGAGGCCGCCGAGTTGCGGCGACAACAGGAAGAACAAGCCCAGCGCCAGGCCCAGGAGGCCCAGCGGCAAGCCCAGATCGCCCAGCAGCGGCTCCAGCGCCATCGCGAGCACCTGCAGATGCTCCGCCGCGAAGCCGCCCTCGACTGCGGCAGCCTCGCCGTCTCCGAAGCGCTGCATTTCGAAGACATCCGCATGGACAAGCTCTGCCGGCAGGGCTGCGACCTGCTGGGCCAGATCCGCCGAAATCACGACGAACTGCCCCATCTGCAGGACCTGATGGGGCGGATCGATCCCGACCTCGAGCGCGGGCGACTGGCCCAGACCCGCCAGCGGTTGCGCCAACTGCAGGACCTCATCGCCCGCGACACCCAGACGCTCAAAGATGCCCAGGTCGCCTTGGGGGAGATGATCCTCAAGACCCGCATCATGCCCGAGAAGTTCGGCCTGTTCTTCCAGCGACTCGATTCGCCGCAGGAAGAAACGGCCGAAGAGGCCGCCGACGAGGTGCTGCCTATCGCCGACGACGCCCAGGCGAGCCAGCCCGCCGGTCCGCTGTGGTACTGCCAGTGCCGCGGCCAGCAGTTCGGCCCCGTCGGCGAAGATCAGATCTTCCAGTGGATCGCCGAGAAGCGTCTGGCGCCGACCGACCTGGTCTGGACGGACGGAATGGCCGACTGGGCGCCGATCCTGAACACGCCGCCGTTTGGGGGTTAG